In Juglans regia cultivar Chandler chromosome 13, Walnut 2.0, whole genome shotgun sequence, the following proteins share a genomic window:
- the LOC108988352 gene encoding bark storage protein A-like, whose product MRVLGPRRMWAVHWEVMLVGLMVLVQVKRCMQLRATHPMHGVVDRINENGGPYIGLVMAYPTEELALQSSAFFVPSSQIPWVDLTGRRFNIGTIDGVDVIYVMTGEQTLNAGITVQILLDTFDIKAIVHYGTSGSANDSLNLGDVSIPNYVAFTGSWKWKEFKSAEGILTELKFGAFNLPVKGENLLAKIEFTPQQLYSVEKPMEEIFWLPIEPKLFNISTKLQDIQLQQCVNETSCLPEAPKVVYGLRGSTADIYLDNAAYREFLFKEFNVSTVDEESAAIVMTSLSNGVPCIVFRGVSDLAGGDEKLLSTSLSSLAAVNALSVAVDFIGLFGEEAVINDQ is encoded by the exons ATGCGTGTGTTGGGACCACGAAGAATGTGGGCCGTTCATTGGGAAGTGATGTTGGTGGGATTAATGGTGTTGGTGCAAGTAAAGCGGTGTATGCAGCTGAGGGCTACACACCCAATGCATGGGGTTGTGGACAGAATCAATGAGAATGGAGGACCTTATATTGGCCTCGTCATGGCTTATCCCACTGAAGAACTTGCACTTCAATCCTCTGCTTTCTTCGTTCCCAGCTCTCAGATCCCCTGGGTTGACCTCACTG GAAGGAGGTTCAACATTGGGACGATCGATGGTGTAGATGTTATTTATGTGATGACTGGAGAGCAAACG CTAAATGCAGGTATAACTGTGCAAATCCTTCTTGACACGTTTGATATTAAAGCAATTGTTCACTATGGGACTTCTGGAAGTGCTAATGATTCATTAAACCTTGGTGATGTTAGTATCCCAAATTATGTTGCTTTCACAGGATCATGGAAATGGAAG GAGTTCAAGTCAGCAGAAGGGATCTTGACAGAACTGAAGTTTGGAGCTTTCAATCTCCCTGTGAAGGGAGAGAATTTGTTGGCAAAGATAGAGTTTACACCACAGCAGTTATACTCTGTAGAAAAACCAATGGAAGAGATTTTTTGGCTTCCAATAGAACCGAAGTTGTTCAACATTTCTACTAAGCTTCAG GATATACAGCTACAACAATGTGTCAATGAGACATCTTGTCTACCTGAAGCACCAAAAGTTGTATATGGATTGAGAGGTTCCACTGCTGATATATACCTTGACAATGCAGCCTATAGAGAATTTCTGTTCAAAGAATTTAACGTCTCAACTGTTGATGAAGAAAGTGCTGCTATTGTAATG ACATCCCTTTCAAATGGAGTGCCTTGTATTGTGTTTCGTGGTGTGTCGGATCTGGCAGGCGGAGACGAGAAATTGTTGTCGACGAGCCTGAGTTCTTTGGCGGCTGTGAATGCTCTCAGTGTCGCAGTTGACTTTATTGGATTATTTGGTGAGGAAGCTGTGATCAATGACCAGTGA